A genomic segment from Myxococcus stipitatus encodes:
- a CDS encoding TIGR02996 domain-containing protein, producing MSDLLTTKLGEALAAFERHDEEEALGVLLETWRSFRDVHLADLIDRLSDRLTDGLSLADSAGMSMRTSRRKVLDLPLMRRALKQALTLNHAPAVMQRLDQFRVWPPHFPDAFTVDPRLSYTLLDAARHRLASDPAVGPRIFQMLEAIADPRTLDGIERLQQGSGPRSAAFEAAAIPLLQQIKSRRPPPPSAEAAARLADWSKALSRREDLEERHAPLREELLGRVYAAPEDMAARLVLADHLQETGDPRGEFISSQLLPGASRARIEQLLQKYAPWWEAPLGPLVQRESTRFERGFPVAARLVSRARQVLSEPGTAWRTVRELDTAGIDTRELAKWLSHPNLSNVTTLRRVGPVLARELVDRESPVRNLSLVGALNPAHPSLLDQLALLPRLTRVVLHTTAPTDVFQCARSPLAARLERFEARAVNAWTLVLSPGREHPLRATLVHGGQAEPFAQVLRGALGFQAARLRIRGVHRADPRGQALLRAAVEGHPGVTWS from the coding sequence GTGAGCGACCTGCTGACCACGAAGCTGGGCGAAGCGCTGGCGGCCTTCGAGCGGCACGACGAGGAAGAAGCCCTCGGGGTGCTCCTGGAGACGTGGAGGTCGTTCCGTGACGTGCACCTCGCGGACCTCATCGACCGGCTCTCCGATCGCCTCACCGATGGCCTCAGCCTCGCGGACTCCGCGGGCATGTCGATGCGGACGTCCCGCCGGAAGGTGCTGGACCTGCCCCTCATGCGCCGGGCGCTCAAGCAGGCCCTCACCCTGAACCATGCCCCGGCCGTGATGCAACGGCTCGATCAGTTCCGGGTGTGGCCCCCCCACTTCCCGGACGCATTCACCGTGGATCCCCGCCTGAGCTACACCCTGTTGGACGCGGCCCGGCATCGCCTCGCGAGCGACCCCGCGGTCGGTCCGCGGATCTTCCAGATGCTGGAGGCCATCGCGGATCCTCGCACGCTCGACGGGATCGAGCGGCTCCAGCAGGGCTCCGGCCCCAGGTCGGCCGCCTTCGAGGCCGCGGCCATCCCCCTCCTCCAGCAAATCAAGTCCCGGAGGCCGCCACCGCCCAGCGCGGAGGCCGCAGCGCGACTGGCGGATTGGTCGAAGGCGCTGTCGCGGCGCGAGGACCTCGAGGAACGACACGCGCCGCTGAGAGAGGAGCTCCTGGGACGCGTGTACGCCGCGCCCGAGGACATGGCCGCGCGGCTCGTCCTCGCGGACCATCTCCAGGAGACGGGAGATCCGCGTGGTGAGTTCATCTCGTCCCAGCTGCTGCCGGGCGCCTCCCGCGCTCGCATCGAGCAACTCCTCCAGAAGTACGCGCCGTGGTGGGAGGCGCCCCTGGGCCCGCTCGTCCAGCGCGAGTCCACGCGCTTCGAGCGGGGCTTCCCCGTGGCGGCGCGGCTGGTCAGCCGCGCGCGACAGGTCCTCTCCGAGCCCGGCACCGCCTGGAGGACGGTGCGGGAGCTCGACACCGCCGGCATCGACACGCGCGAGCTGGCGAAGTGGCTGTCCCATCCGAACCTGAGCAACGTGACGACGCTGCGGCGCGTGGGCCCGGTGCTCGCGCGAGAGCTGGTCGACCGGGAGTCCCCCGTCCGCAACCTGTCGCTGGTGGGGGCGCTCAATCCGGCGCATCCGTCGCTGCTCGACCAGCTCGCCCTGCTGCCACGGCTGACCCGCGTGGTGCTGCACACCACGGCCCCCACGGACGTCTTCCAATGCGCCAGGTCGCCGCTGGCCGCGCGCCTGGAGCGCTTCGAGGCGCGCGCCGTGAACGCCTGGACCCTGGTGCTCTCGCCCGGGCGGGAGCACCCGCTGCGCGCCACGCTCGTCCATGGCGGGCAGGCGGAACCCTTCGCCCAGGTGCTCCGGGGCGCGTTGGGCTTCCAGGCCGCTCGCCTGAGGATTCGCGGGGTCCACCGCGCGGACCCTCGGGGCCAGGCCCTGCTGCGCGCGGCCGTGGAGGGCCACCCCGGCGTCACGTGGAGTTGA
- a CDS encoding extracellular solute-binding protein, which produces MHWRTLPCAVLLVLSACSDSPDPEPTPRRPLKAILFPYIPDSGKDQFAGLKQRLETDFEAKHSDIDLEVVFDLNVDVYDLDDGGMLNQLLGDGERAAQVVEVDTLVLGSLVAKGWVQPVQVDANAVHPAAAEAVTVSGQSYGVPTYLCTYVVYSRSNAIRSATDGASLIRILEDVAPGKRPLAANFDGSWTLPSSYIDAWADSHPGSALSSALTLPLERPVVESLGTVVDSCEREAGVNPCLDGTWKDNTLPEEAFAKEEANGFMGYTERLFHILSARPGMALPEAISVPLGMGSAPAVFVDALVLNPHCTGTCAEDARAFTDFMKAPETRSLIAFSQDAPEGSTPRYLLQASRAFYLQEPARSDLMYRQFEALLRGVRPFPNQGFPENRLAMESALLEGLQ; this is translated from the coding sequence ATGCATTGGAGAACCCTGCCTTGCGCCGTCCTCCTCGTGCTGAGCGCCTGCTCGGACTCACCCGACCCCGAGCCCACGCCTCGCCGTCCCCTGAAGGCCATCCTCTTCCCCTACATCCCCGACTCCGGAAAGGACCAGTTCGCCGGCCTCAAACAGCGCCTCGAAACCGACTTCGAGGCGAAGCACTCGGATATTGATTTGGAGGTCGTGTTCGACCTCAACGTGGATGTCTATGACCTGGACGACGGCGGCATGCTGAATCAGCTCCTCGGCGACGGCGAGCGCGCGGCCCAGGTCGTGGAGGTGGACACGCTGGTGCTCGGCTCGCTGGTGGCGAAGGGCTGGGTCCAGCCCGTCCAGGTCGATGCGAACGCCGTCCACCCCGCGGCCGCGGAGGCCGTCACCGTGTCGGGGCAGAGCTACGGCGTGCCCACCTACCTGTGCACCTACGTCGTCTACTCCCGGAGCAACGCCATCCGCTCCGCCACCGACGGCGCGTCGCTCATCCGCATCCTGGAGGACGTGGCCCCCGGCAAGCGCCCGCTCGCGGCGAACTTCGACGGGAGCTGGACGCTGCCCTCCTCGTACATCGACGCCTGGGCCGACTCGCATCCAGGCTCGGCGCTCTCGAGCGCGCTGACGCTCCCGCTGGAGCGACCCGTCGTGGAGTCCCTCGGCACGGTCGTGGACAGCTGCGAGCGCGAGGCGGGAGTCAACCCGTGCCTCGACGGAACCTGGAAGGACAACACGCTGCCGGAGGAGGCCTTCGCCAAGGAGGAGGCCAACGGCTTCATGGGCTACACCGAGCGCCTGTTCCACATCCTCTCCGCCCGCCCCGGCATGGCGCTCCCGGAGGCCATCTCCGTCCCGCTGGGCATGGGCTCCGCGCCCGCCGTCTTCGTGGACGCCCTGGTGCTCAACCCGCACTGCACCGGGACGTGCGCCGAGGACGCCCGGGCGTTCACCGACTTCATGAAGGCCCCCGAGACGCGCAGCCTCATCGCCTTCAGCCAGGACGCGCCGGAGGGCAGCACGCCGCGCTACCTGCTCCAGGCCAGCCGCGCCTTCTACCTGCAGGAGCCCGCGCGCTCCGACCTCATGTACCGCCAGTTCGAGGCCCTGCTGCGAGGCGTCCGTCCCTTCCCCAACCAGGGCTTCCCCGAGAACCGCCTGGCCATGGAGTCCGCCCTGCTGGAGGGGCTCCAGTAG
- a CDS encoding DUF6311 domain-containing protein: MATTETDIPTPALLARGPGLAPWVTALLGLLWYLAVGGGPTLDPTNLDWLGGDLSQHTLGWMHFRNAPWGFPLGRTPSLLTPLPMTVGFSDANPWVSLALKPLSPWLPRDFQFIGPWLALCFMLQGWLGARVTGLFTQRLEQRVLGGALFFLAPVLLSRTGHDTLCAQWLLTAMLWLHLRPRDGARDAWVSLGQALCVSVLAAGIHPYLLVMVFALGVALLARLVWRERLLSWRAAAAVLAVASGVPVGLFFLFGYVGQGVSAGSHGFGFFSADVLTLVNAMDWSRLVPGLPTQPGQYEGFGYLGTGVLVLVLVAPWTPKELGTRAKARLREHLPLVVCVLLLALLAFSSVVSVAGVKVLSLRKVFSPLAPLLGAVRASGRFIWPLHYAVVTGLLALTLARWRRRPALASGLLLGVVLLQALDTRELWTRDHFASAPWPRLQAPEWALVDASYRHIVLFPTYVHLSESPCVRSGFSERDAVLFADLAYRQRLTTNSGYPARVNEARVTEVCQALQSDVEQGRLARDAIYVVDPTQRESFRRLGDAVTCGVLDGFQVCVAEREGRFREALARTAPVGTSVDAPR; encoded by the coding sequence GTGGCGACGACCGAGACCGACATCCCGACCCCGGCCCTCCTCGCGCGCGGGCCTGGCCTCGCCCCATGGGTGACCGCGCTCCTGGGGTTGCTCTGGTACCTCGCGGTGGGCGGCGGGCCCACGCTGGACCCGACGAACCTGGACTGGTTGGGGGGAGACCTGTCGCAGCACACGCTCGGCTGGATGCACTTCCGGAACGCGCCGTGGGGCTTCCCGCTCGGCCGGACCCCGAGCCTGCTGACGCCGCTGCCGATGACGGTGGGCTTCTCGGACGCGAACCCCTGGGTCTCCCTCGCGCTCAAGCCGCTCTCGCCCTGGCTGCCTCGGGACTTCCAGTTCATCGGGCCTTGGCTGGCGCTGTGCTTCATGCTCCAGGGCTGGCTGGGCGCGCGGGTGACGGGGCTGTTCACGCAGCGCCTCGAACAGAGGGTTCTCGGCGGCGCGTTGTTCTTCCTGGCCCCGGTGCTCTTGTCCCGCACGGGCCACGACACGCTGTGCGCGCAGTGGTTGCTGACCGCCATGCTCTGGCTGCACCTGCGGCCCCGGGACGGCGCGCGCGACGCCTGGGTCTCCCTGGGACAGGCGTTGTGCGTCAGCGTGCTCGCCGCGGGCATCCATCCCTATCTCCTGGTGATGGTGTTCGCCCTCGGCGTCGCGCTGCTGGCGCGGCTGGTGTGGCGCGAGCGGCTGCTGTCCTGGCGCGCGGCGGCTGCCGTCCTGGCCGTGGCCAGTGGAGTGCCCGTGGGGCTCTTCTTCCTGTTCGGCTACGTGGGGCAGGGCGTGAGCGCCGGCTCGCACGGCTTCGGCTTCTTCAGCGCGGACGTGCTCACGCTCGTCAACGCGATGGACTGGTCCCGGCTGGTGCCGGGCCTGCCGACGCAGCCAGGACAGTACGAGGGGTTCGGCTACCTGGGGACGGGGGTGCTCGTGCTCGTCCTGGTGGCGCCGTGGACGCCCAAGGAGCTGGGGACGCGGGCCAAGGCGCGGCTGCGCGAGCACCTGCCCCTGGTGGTGTGCGTGCTGCTGCTGGCCCTGCTCGCGTTCTCCTCGGTGGTGAGCGTGGCGGGTGTGAAGGTGTTGTCGCTGCGCAAGGTGTTCTCGCCGCTGGCCCCCCTGCTGGGCGCGGTGCGCGCGTCGGGTCGCTTCATCTGGCCCCTGCACTACGCGGTGGTGACGGGCCTGCTCGCGCTCACGCTGGCCCGGTGGCGGCGGCGCCCCGCGCTGGCGTCGGGGTTGCTCCTGGGCGTCGTGCTGCTCCAGGCGCTGGACACGCGGGAGCTGTGGACGCGCGACCACTTCGCCTCCGCGCCCTGGCCTCGGCTCCAGGCGCCCGAGTGGGCCCTGGTGGATGCGTCGTATCGGCACATCGTGCTGTTCCCCACCTACGTGCACCTGTCCGAGTCGCCCTGCGTGAGGAGCGGCTTCTCGGAGCGGGACGCCGTGCTGTTCGCGGACCTGGCCTATCGCCAGCGACTGACGACGAACAGCGGCTATCCGGCGCGGGTCAACGAGGCGCGCGTGACGGAGGTGTGCCAGGCGCTCCAGTCGGACGTCGAGCAGGGGCGCCTGGCGCGCGACGCCATCTATGTCGTCGACCCCACGCAGAGGGAGTCGTTCCGGCGGCTGGGTGACGCGGTCACCTGCGGCGTGTTGGACGGCTTCCAGGTCTGCGTGGCGGAGCGCGAGGGCCGCTTCCGTGAGGCGCTGGCGCGGACGGCCCCCGTGGGCACGTCCGTGGACGCGCCTCGCTGA
- a CDS encoding DUF4331 domain-containing protein, translated as MKRRHLAGAMALAAALSVSAASASSHREAPFITRMPKVDATDFYLFRSYEAGREDFVTLIANYLPLQDAYGGPNYFSLDPDALYEIHVDNTGDGVEDLTFQFRFTNGLNGPEGITLPVGAAGAQKNVSVPFTNVGPITFNDRGTQNVQERFTVKVVRGPRRSGAAQDVTNTAGGSATFAKPADYVGTKSLGDAAAYETYARHHVYGVNIPGCAGAGRLFVGQRREPFAVNLGPVFDLVNAPPAVITDPSARGAVPNPLAKKNVTTLALEVPIACLKAGTQNVIGAWTTASVRQARAINPAATYTTPSREGGAWTQVSRLGMPLVNEVVIGIKDKDRFNASEPKDDAQFGDYVTHPTLPAVLELLFGTAGVKAPTVFPRADLVAAFLTGVTGVNANGSVAEMQRLNMALPVTAKASQNNLGAAACFVNGQLTLANPGCDPAGFPNGRRPGDDVVDVSLRVAMGYLLANDTQAPSRNIPFHDAVLQDASQFDAAFPYLTTPSAGANGDGT; from the coding sequence ATGAAACGACGACACCTCGCGGGCGCGATGGCGCTCGCGGCGGCGCTATCCGTAAGCGCCGCGAGCGCTTCCAGTCACCGGGAAGCGCCCTTCATCACCCGGATGCCGAAGGTCGACGCCACGGACTTCTACCTGTTCCGCAGCTACGAGGCGGGCCGCGAGGACTTCGTGACGCTCATCGCGAACTACCTGCCCCTGCAGGACGCGTATGGCGGGCCGAACTACTTCTCGCTGGACCCGGACGCCCTCTACGAAATCCACGTCGACAACACCGGCGACGGCGTCGAGGACCTCACCTTCCAGTTCCGCTTCACCAACGGCCTGAATGGCCCGGAGGGCATCACCCTCCCGGTGGGCGCCGCGGGCGCCCAGAAGAACGTGTCGGTCCCCTTCACCAACGTGGGGCCCATCACGTTCAACGACCGGGGGACGCAGAACGTCCAGGAGCGCTTCACCGTCAAGGTCGTCCGGGGCCCCCGCCGCTCGGGCGCCGCGCAGGACGTGACGAACACCGCGGGCGGGAGCGCCACGTTCGCCAAGCCGGCGGACTACGTGGGCACCAAGTCGCTCGGCGACGCCGCGGCCTACGAGACCTATGCCCGTCACCACGTCTACGGCGTGAACATCCCGGGCTGCGCGGGCGCAGGCCGGCTGTTCGTCGGTCAGCGCCGGGAGCCGTTCGCGGTGAACCTGGGCCCCGTGTTCGACCTGGTGAACGCGCCGCCCGCCGTCATCACCGACCCGAGCGCCCGGGGCGCCGTGCCCAACCCGCTGGCGAAGAAGAACGTCACCACGCTGGCGCTGGAGGTCCCCATCGCCTGTCTCAAGGCGGGCACGCAGAACGTCATCGGCGCCTGGACGACGGCCAGCGTGCGCCAGGCCCGCGCCATCAACCCCGCCGCCACGTACACCACGCCGTCGCGCGAGGGTGGCGCGTGGACGCAGGTGAGCCGGCTGGGCATGCCTCTGGTCAACGAGGTGGTCATCGGCATCAAGGACAAGGACCGCTTCAACGCCAGCGAGCCGAAGGACGACGCGCAGTTCGGCGACTACGTCACCCATCCCACGCTGCCCGCGGTGCTGGAGCTGCTCTTCGGCACGGCGGGAGTGAAGGCCCCCACCGTCTTCCCGCGCGCGGACCTGGTGGCCGCCTTCCTGACGGGGGTGACGGGGGTGAACGCGAACGGCTCCGTGGCGGAGATGCAGCGGTTGAACATGGCGCTGCCCGTGACGGCGAAGGCCAGCCAGAACAACCTGGGCGCCGCCGCGTGCTTCGTGAACGGCCAGCTCACCCTGGCCAATCCCGGGTGTGACCCGGCGGGCTTCCCCAACGGGCGTCGCCCGGGTGACGACGTGGTGGACGTGTCCCTGCGCGTGGCCATGGGCTACCTGCTGGCGAACGACACGCAGGCTCCCTCGCGCAACATCCCGTTCCACGACGCCGTCCTCCAGGATGCGTCGCAGTTCGACGCCGCCTTCCCCTACCTGACCACGCCGAGCGCGGGCGCCAACGGCGACGGGACGTGA
- a CDS encoding HupE/UreJ family protein — protein sequence MNRLLAVLLLLPLSALAHKPSDSYLRIERAEQGFTGRWDVALKDLDAVLGLDANGDGSLTWGEVRTRQPEVLRHVLSRLSLGTAEAACPASAEDSLRIVRHSDGAYAVLSFSARCPSVPEVLRLDYTLLFDRDPQHRGLVRVVSQAGQGALVLSTDHHAVEVPLEALSAWSHFGGMVRSGVEHIWAGLDHLLFLLALLLPSVLTRVPGKGWEPVGRFGPALRDVVKVVSAFTVAHSLTLSAAALGLVSLPSRLVESAIAASVILAAVNNVLPWLRGMRWTAAFALGLLHGFGFASVLADVGLPAKGLVAALLGFNVGVELGQLACVAAFLPVAYALRHATLYRRAVLVGGSALIGLVACVWLAERVLGVSVLPA from the coding sequence ATGAACCGCCTCCTCGCCGTCCTCCTGCTGCTCCCGCTCTCCGCGCTCGCCCACAAGCCCAGCGACAGCTACCTGCGCATCGAGCGCGCGGAGCAGGGCTTCACCGGCCGTTGGGACGTGGCCCTGAAGGACCTGGACGCGGTGCTCGGGCTCGACGCGAACGGAGATGGCTCATTGACCTGGGGCGAGGTGCGGACCCGACAACCCGAGGTCCTCCGCCATGTCCTGTCGAGGCTCTCGCTGGGGACCGCCGAGGCCGCCTGCCCCGCGAGCGCCGAGGACTCGCTGCGCATCGTTCGCCACTCCGACGGCGCCTACGCGGTGCTGTCCTTCTCCGCGCGCTGCCCTTCGGTCCCGGAGGTGCTCCGGCTGGACTACACGCTGCTCTTCGACCGCGACCCGCAGCACCGGGGGCTGGTGCGGGTCGTGAGTCAGGCGGGGCAGGGCGCGCTGGTGCTGTCCACGGACCACCACGCCGTGGAGGTGCCGCTGGAGGCGCTGTCCGCGTGGAGTCACTTCGGCGGCATGGTGCGCTCCGGCGTGGAGCACATCTGGGCGGGGCTGGACCACCTGCTGTTCCTCCTGGCGTTGCTGTTGCCCTCGGTGCTCACGCGCGTGCCGGGGAAGGGCTGGGAGCCGGTGGGCCGCTTCGGCCCCGCGCTCCGCGACGTGGTGAAGGTGGTGTCCGCCTTCACCGTCGCGCACTCGCTGACCCTGAGCGCCGCCGCGCTGGGGCTCGTGTCCCTGCCGTCGCGCCTGGTGGAGTCCGCCATCGCGGCGAGCGTCATCCTCGCGGCGGTGAACAACGTCCTGCCGTGGCTGCGAGGCATGCGCTGGACGGCCGCCTTCGCCCTGGGGTTGTTGCATGGCTTCGGCTTCGCGTCGGTCCTGGCCGACGTGGGGCTCCCCGCGAAGGGGCTCGTGGCGGCGCTGCTCGGCTTCAACGTGGGCGTGGAGCTGGGACAGCTCGCGTGCGTCGCGGCGTTCCTGCCGGTGGCGTACGCGCTGCGCCACGCCACGCTCTACCGGCGCGCGGTGCTGGTGGGGGGCTCGGCGCTCATCGGGCTCGTCGCGTGTGTGTGGCTCGCGGAGCGGGTGCTCGGCGTGAGCGTCCTTCCGGCCTGA
- a CDS encoding DUSAM domain-containing protein, with translation METQLDWTPLRALARSVLRDGGPLLLTDEVRDLLRRTAQEVALGEADVDTHEGALAVLHECSRRITEGSNRLGDALHRMYRHKEAGDYDSARQEMRDVLAVEVVPLYREIAQDQLDDMADQP, from the coding sequence ATGGAAACACAACTCGACTGGACCCCCCTTCGCGCGCTTGCGCGGAGCGTGCTCCGCGACGGCGGACCGCTACTACTCACCGATGAGGTGCGCGACCTACTGCGACGCACGGCGCAGGAAGTGGCACTAGGCGAAGCCGATGTGGACACCCATGAAGGCGCTCTGGCGGTCCTGCACGAATGCTCGCGGCGCATTACCGAAGGGTCCAACCGGCTGGGCGATGCGCTCCATCGGATGTACCGCCACAAGGAGGCGGGCGACTACGACAGCGCCCGCCAGGAAATGCGGGACGTGCTCGCCGTTGAGGTCGTGCCGCTCTACCGGGAGATAGCGCAAGACCAACTCGATGACATGGCAGACCAGCCGTGA
- a CDS encoding carboxypeptidase regulatory-like domain-containing protein, giving the protein MRKQTLVATMLGALALSIVAAVVTFRSGTAPAPRSTSAPESPPAPTSGTSESSPAPRGTQTLQGIVVTPKGAPVPGVEVSATRVIPGESLSTLPCHQSFPRLPLTHGSCRFARRGVPGHVEEDRGGARVLAQNTTRADGTFTLEGLPEGTVALWVLDSRGATMKAEVRTGTGEARLVLTQPHMLSGCIVDDASTPTPQAGARVTLFFKDHSRYFDTTADARGCFTLGPLPDGDKGLVVLQPGLLPLYLARVPSRFKEDLVLQVPRRVVGQVLLQGQPAAGAEVTEPETGARVRTDETGHFVLPDLAPATYSLVANFPGHRGLAQVHLLEEQSRAEVMIPLDALLQFSGSTKDERGQPVAGARVVVRFDGARENEETVSDAEGRFLLQTLASDECSFQVEADGHLDLYESRALRASAPPLDFVLKTATLVRGIVVDEQGHPLPRVGITLQPVAEAAATNAGGDDAEESPSDARRVVGGSDADGRFHIKLEAPGRYDLQAQAPDHLELNRTVDAPDTTLRLVLSKGARVQGRVVDPRGDPVPDADVVLRNAENETSSVLLTSSDAEGRFAIQGVAPGQYILRARVPRVVGAEASVRIAVQGTERVEQDVSLEPGHPVSGVVVDETGKPLANAAILGSSVVKDGHVVGADAPMTESDEQGRFTVRAFPQGPVYLGVMQEGYALIGNWPSGRRGSAIVETTAGATDLRLVVRSEGGVRGRVRAEDGTPIVRFRLNDVPQRNLAGEFFLPTENPNLRSIWLSLSAPGLASVLQEVRLERGRDVNLGDVVLRRLGSKGGRVVDAETSEPITDVPVRAILPNTEVNEVLPLRVLPTSAWLTVAEDGTFDLPQSNDYTLKVDHPGYMATSRRVRAGETQVELRLRRTGEAKDTDDEPAPPDEP; this is encoded by the coding sequence ATGCGCAAGCAGACCCTGGTGGCGACGATGCTCGGTGCCCTGGCCCTGAGCATCGTCGCCGCCGTCGTGACCTTCCGGAGTGGCACGGCCCCCGCTCCCCGGTCGACCTCCGCGCCCGAGTCCCCTCCAGCCCCGACGAGCGGGACATCGGAGTCCTCACCAGCGCCGAGGGGCACCCAGACCCTCCAGGGCATCGTGGTGACACCCAAGGGAGCCCCCGTCCCGGGCGTCGAGGTCTCCGCCACGCGCGTCATCCCCGGCGAATCCCTGAGCACGCTCCCGTGCCATCAGTCCTTCCCCCGCCTCCCCCTGACGCATGGCTCCTGCCGCTTCGCGCGGCGCGGGGTGCCAGGACACGTCGAGGAGGACCGCGGCGGCGCGCGGGTCCTCGCCCAGAACACGACCAGAGCAGATGGCACCTTCACGCTGGAGGGCCTGCCCGAGGGCACCGTCGCGCTGTGGGTCCTGGACTCCCGAGGCGCCACGATGAAGGCCGAGGTCCGGACCGGCACCGGGGAGGCACGACTGGTGCTCACCCAGCCCCACATGCTCAGCGGCTGCATCGTGGATGACGCGTCGACCCCGACGCCCCAGGCGGGCGCCCGCGTGACGCTCTTCTTCAAGGACCACTCGCGCTATTTCGACACCACCGCCGATGCACGAGGGTGCTTCACGCTCGGCCCCCTGCCGGATGGCGACAAGGGGCTCGTGGTCCTCCAGCCTGGACTGCTGCCGCTCTACCTCGCCCGCGTGCCCTCGCGATTCAAGGAGGATCTGGTCCTCCAGGTCCCTCGCCGCGTGGTCGGACAGGTCCTCCTCCAAGGACAACCCGCGGCGGGCGCCGAGGTCACCGAGCCGGAGACAGGCGCCCGCGTCCGCACGGACGAGACCGGGCACTTCGTGCTGCCGGACCTCGCACCCGCCACCTACTCGCTCGTGGCGAACTTCCCGGGCCACCGCGGCCTGGCCCAGGTGCATCTCCTGGAGGAGCAGTCGCGGGCCGAAGTCATGATTCCGCTCGACGCCCTCCTCCAGTTCTCCGGCTCCACGAAGGACGAGCGGGGACAGCCCGTCGCGGGAGCGCGGGTCGTCGTCCGTTTCGACGGGGCGCGCGAGAACGAGGAGACCGTGTCGGACGCGGAGGGTCGCTTCTTGCTCCAGACCCTGGCGAGCGACGAGTGCTCGTTCCAGGTCGAAGCCGATGGCCACCTGGACCTCTACGAATCCAGGGCCCTGCGAGCCTCCGCGCCTCCGCTCGACTTCGTCTTGAAGACGGCGACGCTCGTGCGGGGAATCGTCGTCGACGAGCAGGGCCATCCCCTTCCACGTGTCGGAATCACGCTCCAGCCCGTCGCGGAGGCAGCGGCGACCAACGCGGGGGGCGACGACGCCGAGGAGTCTCCCTCCGACGCGCGCCGTGTCGTCGGCGGCTCCGACGCCGATGGGCGCTTCCACATCAAGCTCGAGGCGCCCGGCCGCTACGACCTCCAGGCGCAGGCTCCCGACCACCTGGAGCTGAATCGCACGGTGGACGCACCGGACACGACGTTGCGCCTGGTGCTGAGCAAGGGAGCTCGCGTGCAAGGTCGCGTGGTGGATCCTCGAGGCGACCCGGTCCCGGACGCGGACGTGGTCCTGCGCAACGCCGAGAACGAGACGTCCAGCGTCCTTCTCACGTCCTCGGACGCGGAGGGACGCTTCGCGATCCAAGGCGTCGCGCCGGGCCAATACATCCTGAGGGCCCGGGTGCCTCGCGTGGTGGGCGCGGAAGCCTCCGTGCGCATCGCGGTCCAGGGGACGGAGAGGGTGGAGCAGGACGTGTCCCTGGAGCCTGGGCATCCCGTGTCCGGTGTCGTGGTGGACGAGACAGGCAAGCCCCTCGCGAACGCGGCCATCCTCGGCTCGTCGGTCGTCAAGGACGGCCATGTCGTGGGCGCCGACGCCCCGATGACGGAGTCGGACGAGCAGGGGCGCTTCACCGTGAGGGCCTTCCCGCAGGGCCCCGTCTACCTCGGCGTCATGCAGGAGGGATACGCGTTGATTGGAAACTGGCCCTCGGGGCGGAGGGGTTCGGCCATCGTCGAGACGACCGCGGGAGCCACGGACCTGCGCCTCGTCGTCCGTTCCGAAGGTGGCGTCCGAGGCCGCGTGCGCGCGGAGGATGGCACGCCCATCGTCCGATTCCGCCTCAATGACGTTCCCCAACGAAACCTCGCGGGCGAATTCTTCCTGCCCACCGAGAACCCGAACCTGCGCTCCATCTGGCTGTCCCTGTCCGCGCCCGGCCTCGCCTCCGTCCTCCAGGAAGTACGCCTCGAGCGAGGCAGGGACGTGAACCTGGGCGACGTCGTGTTGCGGCGACTGGGCAGCAAGGGCGGCCGGGTGGTGGACGCGGAGACCTCCGAACCCATCACCGACGTGCCCGTCCGCGCCATCCTCCCGAACACGGAGGTGAACGAGGTCCTGCCATTGAGGGTGCTCCCCACCAGCGCCTGGCTCACGGTGGCCGAGGATGGAACGTTCGACCTGCCCCAGTCGAATGACTACACGCTCAAGGTCGACCACCCGGGCTACATGGCCACGTCACGGCGGGTGCGCGCGGGCGAGACGCAGGTCGAGCTGCGCCTGAGGCGGACCGGCGAGGCGAAGGACACCGACGACGAGCCAGCGCCACCCGACGAGCCCTGA